Proteins co-encoded in one endosymbiont 'TC1' of Trimyema compressum genomic window:
- the dapA gene encoding 4-hydroxy-tetrahydrodipicolinate synthase encodes MFGKVMTAMVTPFRGDQVNYKEAQRLAQFLEKNGSDSILLCGSTGENPTMSKEEKIELIKAVKDVISVPIMVGTGSFNTRGSMSFTKEVHDLGIDGFLLVTPYYNKPNQRGIFEHFKAVASVTDKPIMLYNIPGRSVKEIEVDTITALSKIPNISSLKAACGNLEKISLTRRNTDNNFLIYSGDDGLTLPILSIGGCGIVSVASHIIGKEINEMVTSFLAGNQDRARELHLEYFDAFKDLFCDSNPVPVKYALSRMGFDTEEVRLPLVPLDLQGKKIVDTLLKNII; translated from the coding sequence ATGTTTGGAAAAGTTATGACGGCAATGGTTACACCGTTTAGAGGAGACCAAGTTAACTATAAAGAGGCTCAACGACTTGCGCAATTTCTAGAAAAAAATGGTAGTGATTCTATTTTGCTTTGTGGTAGCACAGGTGAAAATCCTACTATGTCAAAAGAGGAAAAAATTGAACTTATTAAAGCTGTTAAAGATGTGATTTCTGTTCCTATTATGGTGGGAACAGGCTCATTTAACACAAGAGGGTCTATGAGCTTTACAAAAGAAGTTCATGATTTAGGTATTGATGGTTTTCTTTTAGTTACCCCTTACTACAATAAGCCAAATCAAAGAGGTATTTTTGAACACTTTAAAGCAGTTGCAAGTGTAACAGATAAGCCTATTATGCTTTATAATATTCCAGGTAGAAGTGTTAAGGAAATTGAAGTGGATACTATTACTGCTTTAAGTAAAATACCTAATATTAGCTCTTTAAAAGCAGCCTGTGGAAATTTAGAAAAAATCAGTTTAACTAGAAGAAATACTGATAATAATTTCTTAATCTATAGTGGTGATGATGGCTTAACATTACCAATTCTTTCAATAGGTGGTTGCGGTATTGTCAGTGTTGCTTCTCATATTATTGGAAAAGAAATTAATGAAATGGTTACATCATTTTTAGCTGGTAATCAAGACAGGGCTAGAGAGCTACATTTAGAATATTTTGATGCATTTAAGGATTTGTTTTGTGATAGTAATCCTGTGCCAGTGAAGTATGCACTTTCAAGAATGGGATTTGATACCGAAGAAGTTCGCTTACCATTAGTACCATTGGATTTACAAGGTAAGAAAATAGTGGATACTCTCTTAAAAAACATAATTTAG